The Algoriphagus sp. TR-M9 genome has a window encoding:
- a CDS encoding DUF6728 family protein — protein MSDKNKVKDFFKLGEFGHYFTRVFQKPDPNQKSNFNLRMMQGINKISIVVFLLALIFWIVKRFI, from the coding sequence ATGTCAGATAAGAACAAAGTCAAAGATTTCTTCAAATTAGGGGAATTTGGGCATTATTTCACCAGGGTGTTTCAAAAGCCAGACCCCAATCAAAAATCCAATTTCAACCTGCGCATGATGCAGGGGATCAATAAGATCTCCATTGTAGTGTTTCTTTTGGCATTGATATTTTGGATAGTGAAACGCTTTATCTAG
- a CDS encoding ABC transporter ATP-binding protein produces the protein MSYFSVQKISKSYDEQVALHPFSLELNQGDFLAIVGESGSGKSSLLRIMAGLEVQDSGEVFLDGNPVLNPNQKIVSGYDEIKLIHQNFHLYPNSTVEENLSRPLLHYEKSYAKNRVEKLLKILGLKEYRDRMPRQLSGGQQQKVAIGKAMSVEPDILLLDEPFSSLDTIQTQGLIAELKETFLEMGTTVIFVTHDLDDALRLTDNLIILQKGKVVQKGTSRELCEAPKSKYVARLFSAINRIPERDRSYVRPADIRLRTKGGLLGHVVDSRFLVHFNSLQIRLKDSDLVWEVDDPQRKYEIGDRVYLNWDEHKVMEL, from the coding sequence ATGAGCTATTTTTCAGTACAGAAAATCAGTAAATCCTACGATGAGCAAGTGGCCTTACATCCATTTTCACTGGAGTTAAATCAAGGGGATTTCCTGGCTATAGTAGGGGAAAGCGGCTCAGGCAAAAGCTCCCTGCTCAGAATCATGGCTGGTCTGGAAGTACAAGATTCAGGGGAGGTTTTTTTGGACGGGAATCCTGTACTAAACCCCAATCAGAAAATCGTTTCAGGGTACGATGAGATCAAACTGATCCATCAGAATTTTCACCTATACCCTAATTCCACCGTGGAGGAAAACCTGTCACGTCCCTTGCTTCATTACGAGAAAAGCTATGCCAAAAACCGGGTGGAAAAGCTCCTAAAAATACTAGGCCTGAAAGAGTACAGGGACAGGATGCCCAGACAGCTCTCCGGTGGGCAGCAGCAAAAAGTAGCCATAGGCAAGGCAATGAGTGTGGAACCGGATATTTTGCTTTTAGATGAGCCTTTTTCTTCATTGGACACCATACAGACGCAGGGATTGATTGCTGAGCTTAAGGAGACTTTCCTGGAAATGGGGACTACGGTGATTTTTGTAACTCATGATTTGGACGATGCGCTGCGCTTGACGGACAATCTGATTATTCTACAAAAGGGCAAAGTGGTACAAAAAGGTACTTCCAGGGAGCTTTGCGAAGCTCCAAAATCAAAGTATGTCGCAAGGCTTTTCAGCGCGATCAATAGAATTCCAGAGCGTGACCGAAGCTATGTCCGCCCGGCAGATATCAGGCTAAGAACCAAAGGAGGACTGCTGGGACATGTGGTAGATTCCAGGTTTTTGGTTCACTTTAATTCCTTACAGATCCGACTGAAAGACTCCGATTTGGTCTGGGAAGTAGATGATCCCCAGCGAAAATATGAGATAGGGGATCGGGTTTATTTGAATTGGGATGAGCATAAGGTGATGGAGCTCTGA
- a CDS encoding ATP-binding protein — MKHDSRSLIILISILSLLAVLILNFFFFQKSDQESYLRDLSGRVQVVDQEFDEDFVQILMDVRPADSLSFSQVSIPAHNHPFFILSPEKELLYWSDFSLTLDFEQVDLSREYQLIQDPFGTLFLKIRRLKRNEVDYVVLHVLRMLWPGNIENNYLITGPNPELFGNDRFELFSDPEEGEFQVKNPAGQELFGINFQFGYSPAGRVVNPAILIFFTSVFLLYFLLSSDFVLKKWKQGKRWSSIAYAILVLLVFRLLMLVLDFPANYLNLSLFDSSNYASSWLNPSLGDFLINTICMVLIFALIIYQLASRSTHEKIKILKSANEFRVFYGFALLVSTGFLYMFWSLPRDLIINSQWGMDISAISDFGWFKGISYLILFLWAGIYVLFTLTLFSLLLEVNASKRMYYKGLFIFGVPILLILAFFSSWSAVVWLAHLTLLAAIIRLELFRYAFKLGLDTFLVFFFACLMSAIIGGVSIFQTEKAEQIQSKVRFANQNLIENDVMTEFFLGEIFSRLDDDLFIQNRIADPLFSKEPIETKIRRIYLDNYFDQFEVQVRIFSASGQQLLGSSEGGSLRDLRQTYIKSDYATSVKGLYFIRGNESNTGNRFLAFIPISRENTALGTIFLELRQLRIQPSSVYPKLLLDKKYAEKLDPVLYDYAIFKEGDFIRNSGTFNYLSRSFAPVLDKAALLTEGVHQGGYQHLGIQNGNELIIVSSKNISVSHFFGNISLLFVLFVLMTFLSILINTLVTGVRKFEFNYSSKLQLYLNFAFFFPIIIISIITIGLLANSYREDLDRQYIQKAALIRGNLGSFLNNQAPSGVDADALNEEVNELANTTASDIHLYTIDGKLKTTNRPNIFDKKIMAPLINPRAMAEIEEMGQSQYLADEQIGKLKYKSVYLAIPATGNQGNLGILAVPFFESETELNTLIADVLSNIFNAFVVIFILFLFVSYFVSTNLTFPFKLLTQKLKATNLEDNEPMYWGSKDEIGLLVNEYNNMLFKLENSKKVLASTEKESAWREMAKQVAHEIKNPLTPMKLTLQHLIRLQDAGRLDDAEKLKRSLETLIHQVDALNGIASSFSTFAKMPLPNNELMNFKTVLNKVLELFTGNEQAELVFKDDSFTDSIPIMGDDKLFGRVISNLIINGIQAVEPGVKPVIKVWLWMTEQAVFLEITDNGRGISDELKDKIFIPNFSTKSTGSGLGLAIAKSGVETAGGKIWFETELGKGSTFYLTFPLVG; from the coding sequence ATGAAGCATGATTCCCGTTCGCTGATCATTTTGATCAGTATTTTATCACTTCTCGCTGTACTGATTCTCAATTTCTTTTTCTTTCAGAAAAGTGATCAAGAATCCTATTTGCGTGACCTTAGTGGTAGAGTGCAAGTAGTGGATCAGGAATTTGATGAGGATTTTGTACAGATACTCATGGATGTCAGACCTGCTGATTCCTTGAGTTTTAGTCAGGTGAGCATCCCCGCACATAATCACCCTTTTTTCATTTTATCCCCAGAAAAGGAACTGCTCTACTGGTCCGATTTTTCGCTGACTTTGGATTTCGAGCAGGTCGATCTTTCCCGGGAATACCAATTGATACAGGATCCTTTTGGCACGCTGTTTTTGAAAATCCGAAGGTTGAAGCGCAACGAGGTAGATTATGTGGTGCTACACGTCTTGAGGATGCTCTGGCCCGGAAATATTGAAAATAATTACCTGATCACCGGCCCTAATCCGGAGCTTTTTGGAAACGATAGGTTTGAGCTTTTCTCCGATCCTGAGGAAGGGGAATTCCAAGTGAAAAACCCTGCCGGACAGGAGCTATTCGGTATCAATTTTCAATTTGGGTACAGCCCAGCAGGAAGGGTAGTCAATCCGGCAATTTTAATATTTTTCACCTCTGTCTTTCTCTTGTACTTCCTGCTGAGTTCAGACTTTGTATTGAAAAAGTGGAAGCAGGGAAAACGCTGGTCTTCTATTGCTTATGCCATCTTGGTACTTTTGGTGTTTAGGTTACTGATGCTGGTATTGGATTTTCCTGCCAATTACCTAAACCTTTCTCTTTTTGATTCTTCTAATTATGCCTCTTCTTGGCTCAATCCCAGCTTAGGGGATTTTTTGATCAATACCATCTGCATGGTTTTGATCTTTGCATTGATTATATATCAGCTGGCTTCCAGGTCCACACATGAGAAAATCAAAATATTAAAGTCAGCCAATGAATTCAGGGTTTTCTATGGGTTTGCATTACTGGTCAGTACCGGGTTTTTGTATATGTTTTGGAGTCTTCCGCGGGATCTTATTATCAATTCCCAATGGGGCATGGATATCAGTGCGATTTCTGATTTCGGTTGGTTCAAAGGAATCAGCTACCTGATTCTGTTTCTTTGGGCAGGGATCTATGTGTTGTTTACCTTGACTTTGTTCAGTTTGCTGCTGGAAGTCAATGCGAGCAAGCGGATGTACTATAAGGGTCTTTTTATTTTTGGCGTTCCGATTTTGCTGATCCTGGCATTCTTTTCCAGTTGGTCGGCTGTGGTTTGGCTGGCGCATCTGACATTGCTAGCGGCGATTATCCGTTTGGAGCTTTTCAGGTATGCCTTCAAACTGGGGCTTGATACCTTTCTGGTGTTTTTCTTTGCCTGCCTCATGTCTGCGATTATAGGTGGTGTCAGTATTTTTCAAACCGAAAAGGCGGAACAGATTCAGTCTAAGGTCCGCTTTGCCAATCAAAACCTCATCGAGAACGACGTGATGACAGAGTTTTTCCTTGGGGAAATTTTCAGTAGGCTGGATGACGATTTATTTATCCAAAATAGAATAGCAGACCCCTTGTTCTCGAAGGAACCTATAGAAACCAAAATCAGGAGGATTTACCTGGACAATTATTTCGATCAATTCGAGGTGCAGGTTCGGATTTTTTCTGCTTCTGGACAGCAGCTTTTAGGGTCTTCAGAAGGGGGGAGTCTCAGAGATCTGAGGCAGACATACATTAAAAGTGATTATGCCACCAGTGTGAAGGGACTTTATTTTATCCGGGGCAACGAATCCAACACAGGCAATAGATTTCTTGCCTTCATACCCATCAGCAGAGAGAATACTGCACTGGGTACCATTTTTTTGGAACTCAGGCAGCTGAGGATCCAACCCAGCAGCGTGTACCCCAAATTGCTTTTAGATAAGAAATACGCTGAGAAACTTGACCCGGTGCTTTACGATTATGCTATTTTCAAAGAGGGCGATTTTATCCGAAATTCAGGAACCTTCAATTACCTCAGTAGGAGCTTTGCTCCTGTATTAGACAAAGCAGCCCTTTTGACCGAAGGGGTACATCAGGGAGGCTACCAGCACTTGGGAATTCAAAATGGCAATGAGCTTATTATTGTCTCTTCCAAAAACATTTCTGTATCCCATTTCTTTGGCAATATTTCTTTACTGTTTGTACTGTTTGTTTTGATGACTTTTCTCTCTATTCTCATCAATACCTTAGTGACAGGAGTCCGGAAGTTTGAGTTTAACTATTCCTCTAAACTGCAACTTTATCTGAATTTTGCCTTTTTCTTCCCGATCATCATCATCAGTATTATTACCATAGGTTTGCTGGCAAACAGCTACCGTGAGGACCTGGACCGGCAATACATCCAAAAAGCAGCACTGATCAGAGGTAACTTAGGGAGTTTTCTGAATAACCAAGCTCCTTCAGGTGTAGATGCTGATGCGCTCAATGAGGAGGTGAATGAGCTGGCCAATACCACCGCCAGTGACATCCATCTTTATACTATTGATGGTAAATTGAAGACTACCAACCGACCTAATATTTTTGATAAGAAGATAATGGCACCGCTCATCAATCCCCGGGCTATGGCGGAGATAGAAGAAATGGGACAAAGTCAGTATTTAGCTGACGAGCAAATAGGAAAGCTAAAATATAAATCGGTGTACCTGGCGATTCCGGCGACCGGAAACCAGGGGAACCTTGGGATTTTAGCAGTACCCTTTTTCGAATCCGAAACCGAGTTGAATACACTCATTGCCGATGTGCTGAGCAATATTTTCAATGCATTTGTGGTGATATTTATCCTTTTCTTATTTGTATCCTACTTCGTTTCCACCAATTTGACTTTCCCTTTTAAGCTGCTCACGCAAAAACTAAAAGCAACTAATCTGGAAGATAATGAACCCATGTACTGGGGGTCAAAAGATGAAATCGGCTTGCTGGTGAATGAGTATAACAACATGCTTTTCAAGCTGGAAAACTCCAAGAAAGTATTGGCTTCCACAGAAAAGGAATCCGCTTGGCGGGAGATGGCTAAGCAGGTTGCCCACGAAATCAAGAATCCCCTTACCCCTATGAAGCTGACTTTGCAGCATCTGATCAGGTTACAGGATGCTGGAAGACTGGATGATGCGGAAAAGCTAAAGAGGTCACTGGAGACCTTGATCCATCAGGTAGATGCGCTGAACGGAATCGCATCTTCTTTTTCTACTTTTGCAAAGATGCCTTTGCCGAATAATGAACTGATGAATTTCAAAACTGTACTGAACAAAGTGCTGGAACTGTTCACTGGCAATGAGCAGGCTGAGTTGGTTTTCAAAGACGATTCCTTTACCGATAGCATCCCTATCATGGGGGACGATAAGCTGTTTGGAAGGGTAATTTCCAATCTGATAATCAATGGGATTCAGGCCGTGGAGCCTGGAGTGAAACCGGTGATCAAAGTATGGCTTTGGATGACTGAGCAGGCGGTGTTTCTGGAAATCACAGACAATGGAAGGGGAATATCGGATGAGCTGAAAGACAAGATTTTCATTCCTAATTTCTCTACCAAGTCCACTGGTTCAGGCTTAGGCTTAGCTATCGCAAAAAGCGGAGTAGAAACAGCAGGAGGGAAAATCTGGTTTGAAACTGAGCTGGGGAAAGGAAGTACCTTTTACCTTACATTTCCTTTAGTCGGATAA
- a CDS encoding MarC family protein, translating into MESLVAFTLSVFTGFIAIMNPIANVPIFASLTDDADKQTKKQISKIATITAFGIVVVFVVLGKFIFELFGITIPAFQITGGILIFYVGFEMLQSKKSSVKHIKEPNVDENIAISPLAIPILSGPGTIVTAMNFASKGNYINILIVIGVFAIMCVLTHIAFTLSNLIMRKLGKNLIVVIGKIMGLIIAIIGTNMIINGIKGAFLAS; encoded by the coding sequence ATGGAAAGTTTAGTCGCTTTTACCCTATCTGTGTTTACGGGATTTATCGCCATCATGAATCCCATCGCTAACGTGCCCATTTTCGCATCCCTAACTGATGATGCGGACAAGCAAACCAAAAAACAAATCAGTAAGATTGCCACAATCACAGCTTTCGGGATTGTAGTGGTTTTTGTGGTCCTGGGCAAATTCATTTTCGAGCTTTTCGGAATCACCATACCAGCTTTCCAGATTACCGGTGGTATTTTGATTTTTTATGTGGGTTTTGAAATGCTGCAATCCAAAAAATCCAGCGTCAAACATATCAAAGAGCCCAATGTGGACGAAAACATTGCCATTTCTCCCTTGGCTATTCCTATTCTATCTGGGCCGGGCACTATAGTCACTGCCATGAATTTCGCCTCCAAAGGGAATTACATCAATATTCTGATTGTAATCGGTGTATTTGCCATCATGTGTGTTTTGACGCATATAGCATTCACTCTGAGCAATTTGATCATGCGAAAGCTTGGCAAAAACCTCATCGTAGTGATTGGAAAAATCATGGGGCTGATCATCGCTATCATCGGCACGAACATGATCATCAATGGGATCAAGGGTGCTTTTTTAGCTTCATAA
- a CDS encoding MmcQ/YjbR family DNA-binding protein — protein sequence MTLEFYREYCLAKPGVTEDTPFDEDALCFRVGSKIFSICSITEFGYINLKCDPERAVELREQYDGITPGFHMNKKLWNSVSTLGNVPDQLIMELADHSYELIFASLPKKLQAEINS from the coding sequence ATGACCTTAGAATTTTATCGTGAGTACTGCCTGGCCAAGCCCGGTGTGACCGAGGATACACCTTTTGATGAGGATGCTTTGTGCTTTCGTGTGGGCAGTAAAATCTTTTCCATTTGTTCTATTACTGAGTTTGGATATATTAACCTCAAGTGTGATCCGGAGCGTGCGGTGGAGCTTAGGGAGCAATATGATGGCATTACGCCGGGATTTCATATGAATAAAAAGCTGTGGAACTCTGTAAGTACCTTAGGGAATGTGCCTGATCAGCTTATTATGGAATTGGCAGATCATTCTTATGAACTTATCTTTGCCTCCCTTCCTAAAAAACTCCAAGCAGAAATCAATTCATGA
- the ispG gene encoding (E)-4-hydroxy-3-methylbut-2-enyl-diphosphate synthase, with amino-acid sequence MEPIIKSLDQLYCDSLTSYSRRKTIPVKIGDVVIGGDNPIVVQSMTTVDTMDTEGSIEQSIRMIEAGCELVRITAPSIKEAENLRHIKDGLRKRGYTTPLVADIHFTPNAAEVAARIVEKVRVNPGNYADKKKFEVIEYTDATYQEELDRIRERFLPLVKICKENGTAMRIGTNHGSLSDRIMSRYGDTPLGMVESALEFLRICEDENYFDIVISMKSSNTQVMVQAYRLLVAKLNEGGFKPYPLHLGVTEAGEAEDGRIKSAVGIGTLLEDGLGDTVRVSLTEDPEFEAPVAKALIDRYAHRAGHTEIKPIENYPVNPYEHFKRESEEIYNFGGQNVPRVITDISKIDKITEKEMKSVGHFYLPELDKWKMNDQGCDFVYSGANPIPFMLPNGMKEIQDAAIWTVGGDQTNKFPLFDLVSFSTAEKFHSALNFLEIYDTQIGEALALTSARKDTVLIIKTENKHAMPALRRAMISVLEAGSAIPVIVKVSYPDQSEDKTMLYAASDVGGLLIDGLGDGIFISLEKEQEHSREEVLAQIKLHNSVGFGVLQAARTRMSKTEYISCPSCGRTLFDLQETTAMIRKRTDHLKGVKIGIMGCIVNGPGEMADADYGYVGSGKGKITLYKGKEVMKRSVPSEKAVDKLIEIIKEDGMWNEPDSI; translated from the coding sequence ATGGAGCCAATTATCAAATCATTAGATCAGCTGTATTGCGATAGCTTGACGAGTTATTCCAGGAGAAAAACCATTCCGGTGAAAATCGGAGATGTGGTAATTGGAGGAGATAATCCAATCGTAGTACAATCGATGACCACAGTGGACACCATGGATACAGAAGGCTCTATCGAGCAAAGTATCCGCATGATTGAGGCTGGTTGCGAGTTGGTGAGGATCACCGCTCCAAGTATTAAAGAGGCAGAAAATCTACGCCACATTAAGGACGGGCTTCGCAAAAGAGGGTATACTACTCCGTTGGTTGCGGATATACACTTTACTCCCAATGCCGCCGAAGTAGCTGCCAGGATCGTCGAAAAAGTACGTGTGAATCCGGGGAATTATGCGGACAAAAAGAAATTTGAAGTAATAGAATATACCGATGCTACCTATCAGGAAGAGTTGGATCGTATCCGTGAGCGCTTTTTACCTCTGGTGAAAATCTGCAAAGAAAACGGAACCGCAATGCGAATCGGAACCAATCACGGTTCTCTTTCTGATCGAATCATGAGTAGGTATGGCGATACGCCCCTAGGAATGGTGGAGTCGGCTTTGGAGTTTTTGAGAATCTGCGAGGATGAGAATTACTTCGATATTGTGATATCGATGAAGTCATCCAATACCCAAGTGATGGTGCAGGCGTACAGGCTTTTGGTAGCAAAGCTTAACGAAGGAGGGTTTAAACCCTACCCGTTGCACCTGGGCGTGACAGAAGCTGGTGAAGCCGAAGACGGGAGAATTAAATCTGCGGTTGGAATTGGAACTTTGCTGGAAGATGGCCTAGGGGACACTGTACGTGTATCTCTAACGGAAGATCCTGAGTTTGAAGCACCAGTTGCTAAGGCATTAATTGACCGCTATGCTCATAGAGCAGGACATACTGAGATCAAGCCTATTGAAAATTATCCTGTAAACCCATACGAGCATTTCAAAAGAGAAAGTGAGGAGATCTATAATTTTGGTGGACAAAATGTACCTCGAGTAATCACGGATATTTCCAAGATTGATAAGATCACCGAAAAGGAAATGAAGTCAGTAGGTCATTTCTATTTGCCAGAATTGGACAAGTGGAAAATGAATGATCAGGGTTGCGACTTCGTTTATTCAGGTGCGAATCCAATTCCTTTTATGCTGCCAAACGGCATGAAGGAAATCCAAGATGCAGCGATCTGGACGGTGGGTGGAGATCAGACGAACAAGTTCCCTTTGTTTGATTTGGTCAGTTTTTCCACTGCAGAGAAGTTCCACTCAGCCCTGAATTTCCTGGAAATTTATGACACGCAGATTGGGGAGGCCCTAGCTTTGACTTCGGCTCGGAAGGACACAGTCTTGATTATCAAAACTGAGAACAAGCATGCTATGCCTGCTTTGCGAAGGGCTATGATCAGTGTGCTGGAAGCGGGGAGCGCAATTCCGGTTATCGTGAAAGTCAGTTACCCGGATCAATCAGAGGATAAAACCATGCTTTATGCCGCTTCAGATGTAGGAGGTTTGTTGATAGATGGCTTGGGTGATGGGATTTTTATTTCCTTGGAAAAGGAGCAGGAGCATAGTCGTGAAGAGGTTTTGGCACAGATAAAGCTGCACAATTCAGTGGGGTTTGGGGTTTTGCAAGCCGCAAGAACTCGAATGTCCAAGACCGAATACATTTCCTGTCCGTCCTGCGGGAGAACCCTGTTTGACCTACAAGAAACTACGGCAATGATCCGAAAGCGAACCGATCATTTGAAAGGTGTGAAGATTGGGATTATGGGATGTATCGTGAATGGACCTGGAGAAATGGCTGATGCAGACTATGGCTATGTAGGTTCCGGCAAAGGAAAAATCACCCTTTACAAAGGCAAGGAAGTCATGAAGCGATCTGTTCCTTCCGAAAAAGCTGTGGACAAACTGATAGAAATCATCAAAGAAGACGGGATGTGGAACGAGCCGGATTCAATTTAA
- a CDS encoding peptidylprolyl isomerase, producing the protein MSLLRRLCYAVFFMAIFSACQSSSITKLRKSDFEKDIELVTSKGSIVLRLYDDTPLSRNNFLTLVKNGLYDSIQFHRVIKSFMIQAGEPLNEEALDSKKKSHGIPEVIPAEITSTHFHKRGALGAARMGDDVNPSRNASSIQFYIVQGKKFTDGSLDQAEERVNKQIAYNQVINDPANKALFEQLQESQNSRTTSSQQTYTDLKKNLERLTEERLKTMEHFTYSAAQRETYKTEGGAAHLDQNYTVFGEVISGMEIVDEIAAVPTNSRDKPLDDILILSTHLIKRQNP; encoded by the coding sequence ATGAGCTTACTGAGACGCCTTTGCTATGCTGTTTTTTTCATGGCCATTTTCTCCGCTTGCCAGTCTTCTTCAATCACCAAGCTTCGTAAAAGTGATTTCGAAAAAGACATAGAATTAGTCACCAGCAAGGGCAGCATAGTTTTGCGCTTATATGATGACACTCCGCTGAGTAGAAATAACTTTCTCACCTTAGTCAAAAACGGACTGTACGACAGCATACAATTTCACCGGGTAATCAAAAGCTTTATGATTCAAGCTGGTGAACCACTAAACGAGGAGGCTCTGGACAGCAAGAAAAAATCACATGGAATCCCTGAAGTAATCCCCGCGGAAATCACCTCTACGCATTTCCATAAGAGAGGAGCTCTCGGAGCCGCCAGAATGGGTGATGATGTGAACCCCAGCCGAAATGCCAGCTCCATTCAATTTTACATCGTTCAGGGGAAAAAATTCACCGATGGCAGCCTCGATCAAGCCGAAGAAAGGGTCAACAAGCAAATAGCTTACAATCAGGTAATCAATGATCCTGCAAATAAAGCCCTATTTGAGCAATTGCAGGAATCACAAAACAGCCGAACTACATCGAGCCAACAAACCTACACTGACCTAAAGAAAAATTTAGAAAGGCTTACAGAAGAGCGGCTCAAAACCATGGAGCATTTCACCTATTCCGCTGCTCAAAGAGAAACCTACAAAACCGAAGGTGGGGCTGCACATTTGGATCAAAATTATACCGTTTTTGGAGAAGTGATATCGGGGATGGAAATTGTAGATGAAATCGCCGCCGTTCCCACCAACTCACGAGATAAGCCTTTGGATGATATCCTGATTTTATCCACTCATTTGATCAAGAGACAAAACCCCTGA
- a CDS encoding sterol desaturase family protein: MEKYIKAISDGYYGYWNYLINEILNPSWHNYFYWLVGASLVIWLMEIVFPWRKNQALIREHFWLDIFYLFWNYFLFALVAYNALSMVAVEAFNDFLGLFGITNIVAIKVDQLPHWVQLLIIFVVRDFMQWSIHCMYHHVGWMWEFHKVHHSTREMGFAALLRYHWMENVIYRTLEYIPLAMIGFGITDFFIVHIFTLVLGQLGHANLYIPLGPFRYVINGPQMHLWHHARELPESHPHGFNYGISLSLWDFLFRTNYWPSDDENLPVGLPDEEKFPEDFVGQTLVPFKRIFAKGTKKTSEENPTGSLPNQPIN; the protein is encoded by the coding sequence ATGGAAAAATACATCAAAGCGATTTCGGACGGCTACTATGGCTATTGGAATTACTTGATCAATGAAATCCTGAACCCTTCCTGGCACAACTATTTTTATTGGCTTGTAGGGGCTTCTCTGGTGATCTGGCTGATGGAGATTGTTTTTCCCTGGAGGAAAAACCAAGCCCTGATCCGGGAACATTTTTGGCTGGATATTTTCTACCTTTTTTGGAATTACTTTCTATTTGCGCTGGTCGCCTATAATGCACTTTCCATGGTAGCCGTGGAAGCTTTCAATGACTTCCTAGGGCTTTTTGGTATCACCAATATCGTAGCTATCAAGGTTGATCAGCTTCCGCACTGGGTGCAGCTCCTCATTATATTTGTGGTGCGGGATTTTATGCAATGGTCGATTCACTGCATGTATCACCATGTGGGCTGGATGTGGGAGTTCCACAAAGTCCATCACAGCACGCGGGAAATGGGGTTTGCCGCTTTGCTAAGGTACCACTGGATGGAAAATGTGATTTACCGGACATTGGAATACATTCCTCTGGCAATGATTGGCTTTGGGATTACAGACTTCTTTATTGTACACATTTTCACATTGGTATTGGGGCAGCTTGGGCATGCCAATCTGTACATTCCACTCGGCCCATTTCGCTATGTGATCAATGGCCCACAAATGCACCTTTGGCACCATGCCCGGGAGCTTCCAGAAAGCCATCCTCATGGGTTTAATTACGGGATTTCCCTCAGTCTCTGGGACTTCCTTTTCCGAACTAATTATTGGCCCTCTGACGATGAAAACCTTCCTGTAGGGCTACCAGACGAGGAGAAATTTCCAGAGGATTTTGTAGGACAAACCTTAGTCCCTTTCAAGCGTATTTTTGCCAAAGGCACAAAAAAAACCAGTGAGGAAAACCCCACTGGCTCTTTACCGAATCAGCCTATCAATTGA
- a CDS encoding SDR family oxidoreductase → MSKSILVTGGTKGIGRAIIERFASEGFDIFTCARNTADLKALQEELQAKYRDIQVLAIQADLSKKSDVTRLISEVKAVATPDVLVNNTGVFLPGAIHNEPEGNFELMMETNLFSAYYVTRGFAEDMIARKSGHIFSMGSVAGLTAYPNGGSYAVSKWAMLGMTKCLREELKPHQIKVTSILAGATYTASWEGVDLPIERFMKATDVAESVWAAYNLSPQSVVEELVIRPQLGDI, encoded by the coding sequence ATGAGTAAAAGCATCCTCGTCACCGGAGGCACCAAAGGAATAGGAAGAGCGATCATAGAACGATTTGCAAGTGAGGGTTTTGATATCTTTACCTGTGCGAGAAATACAGCTGATTTGAAGGCGCTTCAGGAGGAACTGCAGGCAAAATACAGAGATATCCAGGTGCTGGCCATACAGGCAGACCTTTCGAAAAAGTCAGATGTAACTCGCTTGATCAGTGAAGTCAAAGCGGTGGCGACCCCGGATGTTTTGGTAAATAATACCGGCGTTTTCTTACCGGGAGCTATTCATAACGAGCCTGAGGGAAATTTCGAGTTGATGATGGAGACGAATCTTTTCTCGGCTTATTATGTGACTCGTGGATTTGCAGAAGATATGATCGCCCGTAAATCCGGACATATTTTCAGCATGGGTTCTGTAGCTGGTTTGACTGCCTATCCAAATGGAGGAAGCTATGCAGTTTCCAAATGGGCAATGCTCGGAATGACCAAATGCCTGCGGGAAGAATTGAAACCGCATCAAATTAAAGTAACTTCCATCCTTGCCGGCGCGACTTATACTGCGAGTTGGGAAGGAGTGGATTTGCCAATAGAAAGATTCATGAAAGCGACTGATGTTGCCGAATCAGTTTGGGCCGCTTATAACCTTTCGCCCCAATCCGTTGTTGAAGAATTAGTAATCCGACCTCAATTAGGAGATATATAA